TTAGGACACTACCCGGCGCCCGTCACGCCGAGAGGGTCGCGCGGATTTCCAGCAGCCGGTCCAAGGCCGCCTCAAAATCGTACCCCGCCAGATCGGAGGCCAGCAGGGCGAGGCTTGCCTCGCGCTCGGTGCCGCGAACCAGCGGCAGCAACTCGTCCAGCTCGCGCTGCGCCTCGGCGTCGTCGGCACGCAACAGGCGTTCGAGCCGGTCCAGCCGTCCGCGGAGTGCCGCCGGATCCAGTGCGGGCGCGGAGGCGACTTCTCCCGCCGGACCGGCTGGCGCCAGCGACGCGATGGCGGACAAGACCCGGCGCAGATTCCCTTCCAATGACGGCAGCGCCGCCAGGGCACCATCCGCCTTCCCATCGCGAAATCCCGACTCCACCCGCCCGGCCGCCGCCTGCAGGTCCCGCGCCCCCAAGTTGCCGGCGATCCCCTTCACCGTGTGCGCGCGGCGCTGCGCCGACCCGAGGTCTCCGGCAAGGACATCCCTGCGGATCCGGTCCACCGCATCCCCCTGGCTGGCGCTGAACTTCGCCAGCAAGGACCGGTACAGCTTGCGATTGCCCGCGACCCGTCGCAGGCCGTCCGCAACATCCACCCCGTCCAGCCGGTCCGGGAGCGCATCGGCTGGCACCGGTGGCGGGACGGACCCCGGATCCGGGACCTCGGGAACCGACGACACACCATCACCCGCCGGGCCCGTCGCGGCTGCGCTGCGTCTGGGAAGGAACCACCGCCGGATCGCCGCCACCAGCTGCTCCGGGTCAATCGGCTTGGCCACATGGTCGTTCATGCCCGCCGCCAGGGCTCGCTCACGGTCACCGGCCATGGCATTTGCCGTCATTGCCACGATGGGCAGGTCGGCGAGTTCCGGGCGTTTCCGGATCGCCTCGGAGGCTTCATAGCCGTCCATCACCGGCATCTGGATGTCCATGAGCACGCCGTGGAACCGGCCGGGCTCGACACACTGAACCGCGGCCAAACCATGCTCAGCCACGGTGATGCGGATGCCCAGCTCTCCGAGCAGGCCGGCCGCCACCTCCCGGTTGATCTCATTGTCCTCCACGAGCAGGACGTGCAGCCCGCGCAGCGACTCATCCCCCGCCGCCACGGCCGGTGCCTCCGCGGACCGCGGGTCGCCCTCCATCGGTTCGCTGAACGCCTGAACGATGGTGTCGAACAGGACCGACTGGCCGACCGGTTTGATGAGCACACCGACCAGCCCCGCACGGGCCGCCTCCTCGCCGAGCTGCTCATTGCCGTAGGCCGTGGCCAGGAGGATGCGCGGCTGGTGCTGCAGGGCCGCGGTGTCGCGGATCAACCGGGCGGACTTCAACCCGTCGAGCTCCGGCATCCGCCAGTCCATGATCACCAGCGGGATCGGGCGCTCCCCATCCGCCCGCAGCAGCTCGGCGAGGCCCTCGCGTCCGGACGCCGCGAGGGTCACCTCGAAGGACATCGCCTCGAGCATTTCGCGCAGCACCTCGCGCGAGCTGGAATTGTCATCCACCACCAGCACCCGCATGCCCCGCAGGTTCAGCCTGGGGATCTCGCGGAGCGGCGCCGGCGCCCGGGGCTCATGCCGGCCGAAGCGGGCGGTGAACAGGAAGGTGCTTCCGCGTCCCGGCTCGCTTTCCACCCAGATGCGACCGCCCATCAGTTCCACCAGGCGCACGCAGATGGAAAGGCCCAGTCCGGTGCCCCCGTATTTCCGCGTGGTGGAGGTGTCGGCCTGCGAGAAGGGCTGGAACAGACGCCGCTGCTGCTCCGGAGTCAGGCCGATCCCGGTGTCCCGGATCGAAAACTCCAGCAGCGCCGATTCCGGGGATTCCTCGACCGCCCGGACGCCAATCACGATCTCACCCTGCTCGGTGAATTTCACGGCGTTGGAACACAGGTTCAACAGCACCTGCTGCAGCCGCAGCGGATCGCCCTCCAGGTGTTGCGGCATCCCGGGCGTCAGCCGGAACAGCACCTCCAGGCCCTTCTCCGCAGCCCGCACGCCCACCAGCGAGGAAAGGTTGGAGAACACCTCCTCCAGATCGAAGGGGATGCGCTCCATCGCCAGCTTGCCCGCCTCGATCTTGGAGAAGTCGAGGATGTCGTTGATGATCCCCAGCAACGAGTGGGCCGCACGCTCGACCTTGCGGATGTAGTCCCGCTGCTTCGGGGTCAGCTCCGTCTTCAGGGCCAGGTGCGACATCCCGATGATGGCGTTCATCGGCGTCCGGATCTCGTGGCTCATGTTGGCCAGGAAGTCGCTCTTGGCGCGGGTCGCCGCCTCCGCGGCGTCGCGGGCCGCGGTCAACTGGGCCTCCAGTTCTTTGCGCTCGGTGATGTCCACCAGGAGTCCGATCAATCCGCCCGGCCGGCCATCCGCCAGCCGGAAACCGTCCACCGAATAGAGGGCCAGGTGCTCCCGGCCGTCGGCCTGGGCAATCGGCAGCTCGTAGCGGCGACGTCCGGACTCCCCGATCACCGCGACATCCTCCTCATGGAACCGCTGCCGCGTCGCGGCGTCCAGATAGTCCAGGTCCAGCACGGTCCGCCCCTGCAGCGCCTGGCGGGTCGTGGCAAACGCCGCCTCGTAGGCGCGATTGCAGCTCACGAACCGCGCCGCGGCATCCTTCACAAACATCGGGTACGGAATGGAATCAATCAGCGCGGCCAGGAACGCGAGCTGGTCGGATTGACGGGCCTCCGCCTGCTGTCGGGCATCGGCCATCCGGTTGATGGCCTCCACCAGGGGATCGTCGGGGCCGCGGGGCTCCAGCCGGCGGCTGAAATCCCCCCGCGCGATCGCACCGCACACCTCATTGATCCCTTGGTAGGTCCGGACCAGCTCGTTGAAGCTGCGGGCCAGCTGCCCCACTTCATCGCGATCGGCCGCGGACAACGCGACGATGGCATCCGGATCCCCACGGGCCAGCCGGTTGGCGGCCACCACGGCCCGCTGGATCCGCGAGGACATCCGCCGCGTCACCCACACGCCCAGGCAGCTGGCGAGGGTCAACCCGCCGAGCAGGGCTCCCGCGGTGCCGGCGGCCTGTCGCCGAAGCGGTCCCAGGAGAACGGATTCCGGCTGCCGCACCACCACCGTCCACTCTCCGGTCGGCACCGGCGCCGCGGCAAAATATTGGCGGTCGCCGCTGAGCGGGTCCCTCGCCATCTCCAGCTGCCCGGAGATCCGGCGTCCATGCAGGGGCATGAACAGGGGACCGTAGGGCGTGTTGGTCACCGGCACGGCGCGCAGCATGGCCGCCGTCTCCTCGCCCACCTGCACCGGGCCAAGGGTGGTGGCGATGAAGTTTGCCGAACGACTGATCAGAAAGATGTCCACGCCGTCCCGCTGCTTGATCCGGTCCAGAAACGTCACCAGGTCATCCAGCGCCCGGTCCACGCCGGCCACACCCCGGAACTGGCCGTCCATGACGATCGGGTAGGTCTGCTCGATGATCAGTTTGCCCTCATACACGTAGGGCTCCGTGATATTCGCCTCCGGCACGCCCGTGCGCCGATACCGGTCGCGGGTGCCCTGGTAGTAGAGGCTGCTCTCCATATCAATCAGCGGCGTCAACCGGAGCACCGCTGCGTTGGTGTGATCGCGAAACCAGTAGGGGAGAAACCGCCCGCCCACGCCAAAGGCGGGCCCGATCGCCCGGGCGGCATCCGTGCCATCGTATGCCGCGTCCTGGCCGTCGGCGTCCGGCTCGTACCCGAAATAGGCGCCGGTGAATTCCGGCGCCCGCTCCAGCACATCCCGCGCCATCGAGCTCGACTCCGCCCGGCGCCCCCAAAGCCCGTGGACCTGCGCCGAGGCCATCGTCTCGGCCGCCTGCACCGCCTGGATGTTCCCCTGCTCGATCTCCGCCGCGACGCGGTCCGCCATGAGGCGCAACCGGTCCCCCATGGCCGCCCGTTCCCGGTGCAGCACCGACAGGCCGGCCACCGTGGCGACCCCCGTGCAGAGCAACGCCACCGGCAGGATGCCAAACAGCAGCATCCGCCCGCCCAGCGTCCTCCAGTAAGCCACGGACGGCTCGGACACCATCGCTTCAGCCTGCAGGTTCATAGGGGTCCGGTCAGGCAACCATGGGCACCCGACGGTGGTCCAGCGGAGCTTTGGCCGCCGGCCCGGCTCATCCGGCGCCGCGTCGGGT
Above is a window of Verrucomicrobiia bacterium DNA encoding:
- a CDS encoding response regulator, whose protein sequence is MNLQAEAMVSEPSVAYWRTLGGRMLLFGILPVALLCTGVATVAGLSVLHRERAAMGDRLRLMADRVAAEIEQGNIQAVQAAETMASAQVHGLWGRRAESSSMARDVLERAPEFTGAYFGYEPDADGQDAAYDGTDAARAIGPAFGVGGRFLPYWFRDHTNAAVLRLTPLIDMESSLYYQGTRDRYRRTGVPEANITEPYVYEGKLIIEQTYPIVMDGQFRGVAGVDRALDDLVTFLDRIKQRDGVDIFLISRSANFIATTLGPVQVGEETAAMLRAVPVTNTPYGPLFMPLHGRRISGQLEMARDPLSGDRQYFAAAPVPTGEWTVVVRQPESVLLGPLRRQAAGTAGALLGGLTLASCLGVWVTRRMSSRIQRAVVAANRLARGDPDAIVALSAADRDEVGQLARSFNELVRTYQGINEVCGAIARGDFSRRLEPRGPDDPLVEAINRMADARQQAEARQSDQLAFLAALIDSIPYPMFVKDAAARFVSCNRAYEAAFATTRQALQGRTVLDLDYLDAATRQRFHEEDVAVIGESGRRRYELPIAQADGREHLALYSVDGFRLADGRPGGLIGLLVDITERKELEAQLTAARDAAEAATRAKSDFLANMSHEIRTPMNAIIGMSHLALKTELTPKQRDYIRKVERAAHSLLGIINDILDFSKIEAGKLAMERIPFDLEEVFSNLSSLVGVRAAEKGLEVLFRLTPGMPQHLEGDPLRLQQVLLNLCSNAVKFTEQGEIVIGVRAVEESPESALLEFSIRDTGIGLTPEQQRRLFQPFSQADTSTTRKYGGTGLGLSICVRLVELMGGRIWVESEPGRGSTFLFTARFGRHEPRAPAPLREIPRLNLRGMRVLVVDDNSSSREVLREMLEAMSFEVTLAASGREGLAELLRADGERPIPLVIMDWRMPELDGLKSARLIRDTAALQHQPRILLATAYGNEQLGEEAARAGLVGVLIKPVGQSVLFDTIVQAFSEPMEGDPRSAEAPAVAAGDESLRGLHVLLVEDNEINREVAAGLLGELGIRITVAEHGLAAVQCVEPGRFHGVLMDIQMPVMDGYEASEAIRKRPELADLPIVAMTANAMAGDRERALAAGMNDHVAKPIDPEQLVAAIRRWFLPRRSAAATGPAGDGVSSVPEVPDPGSVPPPVPADALPDRLDGVDVADGLRRVAGNRKLYRSLLAKFSASQGDAVDRIRRDVLAGDLGSAQRRAHTVKGIAGNLGARDLQAAAGRVESGFRDGKADGALAALPSLEGNLRRVLSAIASLAPAGPAGEVASAPALDPAALRGRLDRLERLLRADDAEAQRELDELLPLVRGTEREASLALLASDLAGYDFEAALDRLLEIRATLSA